From Pagrus major chromosome 18, Pma_NU_1.0, a single genomic window includes:
- the pmf1 gene encoding polyamine-modulated factor 1, which yields MEQSEAATQKESVGDICVKDSGENQSNEATGEVPSQEPNPGSVCRPPAEKEPRFKRLKLFEKATNMSLEKFIDHASFDRFSSTFLPLYKQNPQRMESIHKQFIEELRRTIQEDISGLIKDGGLDVKLDELDKLECAAKNNPNPAWRPSGVPEQDFCSFLMPYYQKQEAYMRPELKKIKAENAALAQKVQAGRESIAQTEQRISAAVDEWKASVTEFERLASSLCPADVFDV from the exons ATGGAGCAAAGCGAAGCGGCGACACAAAAGGAGTCTGTAGGTGACATATGTGTTAAAGACTCCGGTGAAAACCAGAGTAATGAAGCTACGGGCGAGGTTCCGTCACAGGAGCCGAACCCTGGATCAGTTTGTCGGCCGCCCGCGGAGAAGGAGCCTCGGTTCAAGAGGCTGAAGTTGTTTGAAAAAGCGACGAATATGAGCCTGGAGAAGTTCATCGACCATGCCAG TTTTGACAGATTCAGCAGCACATTTCTTCCGCTGTACAAGCAGAACCCTCAGAGGATGGAGAGCATTCATAAGCAGTTCATAGAGGAGTTGCGGAGGACTATACAG GAGGACATCAGTGGGTTGATCAAAGATGGTGGGTTAGATGTCAAACTGGATGAGCTGGACAAATTGGAGTGTGCTGCCAAGAACAATCCAAACCCTGCATG GCGACCGAGTGGGGTTCCTGAGCAGGACTTTTGCAGCTTTCTGATGCCGTATTATCAGAAGCAGGAGGCCTACATGCGACCGGAGCTGAAAAAGATTAAAGCAGAGAATGCTGCCCTCGCACAGAAAGTTCAGGCTGGTAGAGAGAGCATCGCTCAGACTGAACAACGTATTTCTGCAGCTGTTGATGAGTGGAAG gcTTCGGTCACAGAGTTCGAAAGGCTGGCATCTTCTCTCTGCCCCGCTGACGTCTTTGATGTGTGA
- the med19a gene encoding mediator of RNA polymerase II transcription subunit 19-A, translating to MTEMFSTLFGQNEAQGPPGSSALGFGPGKPPPPLPQNQVSMAGQMPPQLGDEGPALRKPGAMNEPFYLLRELPVGNELTGNTNLITHYNLEHAYNKFCGKKVKEKLSNFLPELPGMIDCPGTQDGSSLRSLIDKPPVCGNSFSPLTGALLTGFRLHTGPLPEQYRLMHIQPPKKKSKHKHKHHRPQDPLPQETPSDSDPKKKKKKRDDDPDRKKKKKDKKKKKNRHSPDHPGLAGSQPNSNSLR from the exons ATGACGGAAATGTTTTCAACTCTGTTCGGGCAAAATGAAGCCCAGGGACCTCCCGGCTCGTCGGCTCTGGGGTTCGGACCAGGGAAGCCTCCGCCGCCGCTACCCCAAAATCAAGTCTCTATGGCGGGGCAGATGCCACCGCAGCTCGGGGATGAAGGGCCTGCGCTGCGGAAGCCCGGAGCCATGAATGAACCTTTCTACTTACTGCGGGAGCTTCCTG ttggAAACGAGTTAACGGGAAACACCAACCTCATCACGCACTACAACCTGGAGCACGCCTACAACAAATTCTGTGGAAAGAAGGTGAAGGAGAAGCTCAGCAACTTTCTGCCAGAGTTACCAG GTATGATTGACTGTCCGGGCACTCAAGACGGCAGCTCGTTGCGCTCTCTGATCGATAAGCCCCCAGTGTGTGGGAATTCCTTCAGCCCTTTGACTGGCGCTCTGCTCACAGGCTTCAGACTACATACAGGACCG CTCCCAGAACAGTACAGACTGATGCACATACAGCCTCCAAAGAAGAAgagcaaacacaagcacaaacaccaTCGACCACAGGACCCATTACCACAAG AAACTCCATCAGACTCGGatcccaagaagaagaagaaaaagagggacGACGATCCCGACcgcaagaaaaagaagaaagacaagaaaaagaagaag AACCGCCACAGTCCCGACCATCCCGGCCTCGCTGGATCACAACCCAACAGCAACAGCCTCAGATAG